The Castanea sativa cultivar Marrone di Chiusa Pesio chromosome 11, ASM4071231v1 genome contains a region encoding:
- the LOC142615113 gene encoding putative mannitol dehydrogenase: MAKSPEIKHPSKAFGWAARDTSGLLSPFNFSRRATGEKDVTFKVLFCGICHSDLHMVKNEWGSSIYPLIPGHEFVGVVTEVGSKVQKFKVGDKVGVGCMVGACHSCDNCDNNLENYCPKMILTYGAKYYDGTITYGGYSNTMVSDEHFVVRIPDNLPLDASAPLLCAGITVYSPLRFYGLDRPGMHVGVVGLGGLGHVAVKFAKAMRVKVTVISTSPNKKKEALEHLGADSFLVSKDQDQMQAAQGTMDGIIDTVSAQHPLLPLIGLLKTQGKLVMVGLPEKPLELPVFPLLMGRKLLGGSCFGGMKETQEMIDFAAKHNITADIEVIPIDYVNTAMERLLKADVRYRFVIDIGNTLKSSN; the protein is encoded by the exons ATGGCGAAATCACCAGAGATTAAGCACCCCAGCAAGGCCTTTGGATGGGCAGCCAGGGATACTTCTGGCCTCCTCTCTCCCTTCAATTTCTCAAGaag GGCAACGGGAGAGAAGGACGTAACATTCAAAGTTCTTTTTTGTGGGATATGCCACTCAGATCTTCACATGGTCAAGAACGAATGGGGCTCGTCTATCTACCCACTTATCCCTGG GCATGAGTTTGTAGGTGTAGTGACGGAGGTGGGGAGCAAGGTACAAAAGTTCAAAGTTGGAGACAAGGTTGGCGTTGGCTGTATGGTTGGTGCATGTCATTCTTGTGATAACTGTGACAACAACCTTGAAAATTACTGCCCCAAAATGATTCTCACCTATGGTGCTAAGTACTATGATGGAACCATCACATATGGAGGCTACTCTAACACCATGGTTTCAGATGAGCACTTTGTGGTCCGTATTCCAGACAACCTTCCACTTGATGCCAGTGCCCCTCTCCTTTGTGCTGGGATCACAGTGTACAGTCCCTTGAGATTTTATGGACTTGACAGACCTGGTATGCATGTGGGTGTGGTTGGCCTTGGTGGTCTAGGCCATGTTGCAGTGAAGTTTGCTAAAGCTATGAGAGTTAAGGTGACAGTGATTAGTACATCACCCAACAAGAAGAAGGAAGCTTTGGAACATCTTGGTGCTGACTCCTTTTTGGTTAGCAAAGACCAAGACCAGATGCAG GCTGCCCAGGGCACAATGGATGGTATCATTGATACAGTCTCTGCTCAACACCCTCTCTTGCCTCTAATTGGTCTATTGAAGACACAAGGAAAACTCGTTATGGTTGGTTTACCAGAGAAGCCACTTGAGTTACCAGTCTTTCCATTACTAATGG GAAGGAAATTATTGGGTGGTAGTTGCTTTGGAGGCATGAAGGAAACACAAGAAATGATTGATTTTGCAGCCAAACACAACATAACAGCTGACATTGAGGTTATTCCAATTGATTATGTGAACACTGCAATGGAACGACTTCTAAAAGCAGATGTCAGATACCGATTTGTCATTGATATTGGGAACACATTGAAGTCGAGCAATTga